The following proteins are encoded in a genomic region of Burkholderia cepacia:
- a CDS encoding APC family permease: protein MTSHADSPAAHHAGSLTIFQGAALYIGAVLGTGVIALPALAAEVAGPASLLAWAALVVLSGPLAATFAALGARYPDSGGVSTYARRAFGPKAAAIVGWCFYFAVPAGAPAAAMFGGAYVAAVTGGGHTTVIVTAAALIATVSAANAFGVTVSGRMQLVLSALLVTLLLAAVLTSAPHARAENLHPFAPHGWLAVGQAAALLVWSFAGWEAITHLAAEFRRPAHDMPRSAGIAVVVVGFLYLSVAAASVMVLGPSAGASGAPLAELIAGGIGGHAQVLAAVAALLLTLGTMNAYFAGAAKLGAALGRDGALPAWLAQGSQVGGVPRRSLGVIALLAAVALAATTLSDVGPKPLVLVTSGCFVMVYGLGAAAALKLLPRGGIAYRCAWISLVAVAGLFLTTGWYFLCPLLLAGGALLYLQVTGPRK from the coding sequence ATGACTTCGCATGCCGACTCGCCCGCCGCTCATCATGCGGGCTCGTTGACGATTTTCCAGGGTGCCGCGTTGTATATCGGCGCGGTGCTCGGCACCGGTGTGATCGCGTTGCCTGCGCTGGCCGCCGAGGTCGCCGGCCCGGCGTCGTTGCTCGCGTGGGCTGCGCTCGTCGTGCTGTCCGGGCCGCTCGCCGCCACCTTCGCCGCACTCGGCGCACGCTATCCCGACTCGGGCGGTGTCTCGACCTACGCACGGCGCGCATTCGGTCCGAAGGCCGCCGCCATCGTCGGCTGGTGCTTTTACTTTGCCGTGCCGGCCGGTGCGCCGGCCGCCGCGATGTTCGGCGGCGCGTACGTCGCGGCCGTCACGGGCGGCGGGCACACGACGGTCATCGTCACGGCCGCCGCGCTGATTGCGACCGTGTCGGCCGCGAACGCATTCGGCGTTACGGTGTCGGGCCGCATGCAGCTCGTGTTGTCGGCGCTGCTCGTCACGCTGCTGCTCGCCGCGGTACTCACGTCAGCACCGCATGCCCGCGCCGAGAATCTGCATCCGTTCGCCCCGCATGGCTGGCTCGCGGTCGGCCAGGCCGCCGCGCTGCTCGTGTGGAGCTTTGCAGGCTGGGAAGCGATCACGCATCTCGCGGCGGAATTCCGTCGGCCTGCGCACGACATGCCGCGTTCGGCCGGTATTGCGGTCGTGGTCGTCGGGTTCCTGTATCTGTCGGTCGCCGCCGCGAGCGTGATGGTGCTCGGGCCGTCGGCCGGCGCGTCCGGTGCCCCGCTCGCCGAACTGATCGCGGGCGGCATCGGCGGCCATGCGCAGGTGCTGGCGGCTGTCGCCGCGCTGCTGCTCACGCTCGGCACGATGAACGCGTATTTCGCGGGCGCGGCCAAGCTCGGCGCGGCGCTCGGGCGCGACGGCGCGCTGCCCGCGTGGCTCGCGCAGGGCAGCCAGGTCGGCGGCGTCCCGCGCCGCAGCCTCGGCGTGATTGCCTTGCTTGCAGCCGTCGCGCTGGCCGCGACGACGCTCTCGGACGTCGGCCCGAAACCGCTCGTGCTCGTGACGTCCGGATGTTTCGTGATGGTGTATGGGCTCGGTGCGGCCGCCGCGCTGAAGTTGCTGCCGCGCGGCGGCATCGCTTACCGCTGCGCGTGGATATCGCTGGTTGCGGTTGCCGGGCTGTTCCTGACGACCGGCTGGTATTTCCTGTGCCCGCTGCTGCTCGCGGGCGGCGCGCTGCTTTATCTGCAGGTGACCGGGCCGCGCAAATGA
- a CDS encoding XRE family transcriptional regulator, with protein sequence MTTTNNPHIGSDFDTFLEEDGNLEAATATAIKRVIAWQIGQEMKAQHITKTAMAARMKTSRAALNRLLDETDTSLTLATLASAAAALGKRLSFALVPA encoded by the coding sequence ATGACGACCACGAACAACCCGCATATCGGCAGCGACTTCGATACCTTCCTCGAAGAGGACGGCAATCTCGAAGCGGCCACCGCCACCGCGATCAAGCGCGTGATCGCGTGGCAGATCGGGCAGGAAATGAAGGCGCAGCACATCACGAAAACCGCGATGGCCGCGCGGATGAAAACCAGCCGCGCCGCACTCAACCGGCTGCTCGACGAAACCGACACGAGCCTCACGCTGGCGACGCTCGCGAGCGCGGCCGCCGCGCTCGGCAAGCGGCTCAGCTTCGCGCTGGTACCGGCCTGA
- a CDS encoding type II toxin-antitoxin system RelE/ParE family toxin, whose translation MARQQIQVTLGVRFFCTARGNEPVREWLKALGQVERRVIGEEIKTVQLGWPLGMPLVRKMAKDLWEIRVMLPGRSARVLFTVVGDTMVLLHGFFKQSRATPSDELDVTVARLKALTHAI comes from the coding sequence ATGGCGAGACAGCAGATCCAGGTCACGCTCGGCGTGCGGTTCTTTTGCACGGCCCGAGGCAACGAGCCGGTGCGCGAATGGCTCAAGGCGCTCGGGCAAGTGGAGCGAAGGGTAATCGGCGAAGAGATCAAGACCGTTCAACTCGGCTGGCCGCTCGGCATGCCGCTGGTCCGGAAGATGGCGAAGGATCTGTGGGAGATCCGCGTGATGCTGCCGGGGCGGAGCGCCCGCGTGCTGTTCACGGTCGTCGGCGACACGATGGTCTTGCTGCACGGCTTCTTCAAGCAATCGAGGGCCACGCCGTCGGACGAACTCGACGTCACCGTCGCGCGCCTGAAAGCGCTGACGCACGCCATTTGA
- the pcaQ gene encoding pca operon transcription factor PcaQ, protein MNNRIADGRVKFRHLQCFLAVAQLGGVQKAAESLSITQPAVSKTIAELEAILGVKLFERGRQGAQPTREAQLFMPHANACVLALRQGVGLLAREGGAAAATLEIGMLPTVAASLAPALMKALAERWPRIVVRIATAANADLLERLKSGAIECAIGRLSEPERMIGLAFEQLYNEPLVAVVRAGHPLLSSAAPATELARYPVVLPPFGTLIRQSAEQLLGACGAPPLDSFIEVLSVSVARALALENDAVWFVPLYAAEYDLSAGALARLPLPSAGTDEPVGLILRTDAQPTPVARTLIDAVRDIARSRFGDKRAHRPPRATRKPARGDR, encoded by the coding sequence ATGAATAACCGTATCGCCGACGGCCGCGTCAAGTTCCGGCACCTGCAGTGTTTTCTTGCGGTCGCGCAGTTGGGCGGCGTGCAGAAGGCGGCCGAAAGCCTGTCGATCACGCAGCCTGCCGTGTCGAAGACGATCGCCGAACTGGAGGCGATCCTCGGCGTGAAGCTGTTCGAGCGCGGCCGGCAGGGTGCGCAGCCGACCCGCGAAGCGCAGTTGTTCATGCCGCATGCGAACGCGTGCGTGCTGGCGCTGCGGCAGGGCGTCGGGCTGCTGGCGCGCGAAGGCGGCGCTGCAGCCGCGACGCTGGAAATCGGCATGCTGCCGACCGTCGCGGCATCGCTCGCGCCCGCGTTGATGAAGGCGCTGGCCGAGCGCTGGCCGCGCATCGTCGTGCGGATCGCGACCGCCGCGAACGCCGATCTGTTGGAGCGGCTGAAGTCCGGTGCGATCGAATGCGCGATCGGGCGACTGTCGGAGCCGGAGCGGATGATCGGGCTTGCGTTCGAGCAGTTGTACAACGAGCCGCTCGTCGCGGTCGTGCGCGCCGGGCATCCGTTGCTGTCGAGCGCGGCGCCGGCCACCGAGCTCGCGCGCTATCCGGTCGTGCTGCCGCCGTTCGGCACGCTGATTCGCCAGTCGGCCGAACAACTGCTCGGCGCATGCGGCGCGCCGCCGCTGGATTCGTTCATCGAGGTGCTGTCGGTATCGGTCGCTCGCGCGCTCGCGCTCGAGAACGATGCGGTCTGGTTCGTGCCGCTCTATGCGGCCGAATACGATCTGTCGGCCGGTGCGCTGGCGCGCCTGCCGCTGCCGTCAGCGGGTACCGACGAGCCGGTCGGGCTCATTTTGCGCACCGATGCGCAGCCGACGCCGGTCGCACGGACGCTGATCGATGCCGTGCGAGACATCGCACGGTCGCGGTTCGGCGACAAGCGTGCGCACCGGCCGCCACGCGCCACGCGCAAACCGGCTCGCGGCGATCGCTGA
- a CDS encoding helix-turn-helix domain-containing protein produces MTETAQLIETLKRQLKAQGMTYRDVARSLDVSETSVKRLFASGRFTLERVAEIAQLLGYTLAELVQEASASAPRLHMLTEQQEALLVSDEKLLLVAVCAINYWTVQDIVSAYRVTKAECVKYLLMLDRMNVVALLPGDRIRVRVARDFDWLPGGPIRRYFHAHALGDFLDSRFDGAGETMTFSQGMLTEAAAAELELELRRLRSKAAALHAESSSAPLGQKHGTGLLIATRIWEPIGFHALRRDA; encoded by the coding sequence ATGACCGAAACCGCCCAACTCATCGAAACGCTGAAGCGCCAGTTGAAGGCGCAGGGAATGACCTACCGCGATGTCGCGCGCTCGCTTGACGTCTCCGAGACGAGCGTGAAGCGGCTGTTCGCGAGCGGCCGCTTCACGCTGGAGCGCGTTGCGGAGATCGCGCAGTTGCTCGGCTATACGCTGGCCGAGCTCGTGCAGGAGGCATCGGCGTCGGCGCCGAGGCTGCACATGCTGACCGAGCAGCAGGAGGCGCTGCTCGTGTCGGACGAGAAGCTGCTGCTCGTCGCCGTTTGCGCGATCAATTACTGGACCGTGCAGGACATCGTGTCGGCCTATCGCGTGACGAAGGCCGAATGTGTGAAATACCTGTTGATGCTCGACCGGATGAACGTCGTCGCGCTGTTGCCGGGCGACCGGATTCGCGTACGTGTCGCGCGCGATTTCGACTGGCTGCCGGGCGGGCCGATCCGCCGTTATTTCCATGCGCACGCCCTTGGCGATTTCCTCGACAGCCGCTTCGACGGCGCGGGCGAGACGATGACGTTTTCGCAAGGGATGCTGACGGAGGCCGCCGCCGCGGAGCTCGAACTGGAGTTGCGCCGGCTGCGCAGCAAGGCGGCCGCGCTGCATGCGGAGTCCTCGTCCGCGCCGCTCGGGCAGAAGCACGGCACGGGTCTGCTGATCGCGACGCGGATCTGGGAGCCGATCGGTTTCCATGCGCTGCGGCGTGACGCGTGA
- a CDS encoding YiiX/YebB-like N1pC/P60 family cysteine hydrolase — MATRTETAAYEPQHTAPRDARDTDRTMPLATVRTLAASAHVGDLVFIRDPAGSPRDAAATTGAWANRFGIVVDTSGDEPVIAESAALAWTKLTPLSRFVAHTDGGRIALARRIAASTANEQRRLHATAEQRIDALLGNRFNLRVRRGFCAQYVSDVIGADQAPTPAALLRSSTLSVEFDGIVFDPRCK; from the coding sequence ATGGCCACCCGCACCGAAACCGCCGCTTACGAACCGCAGCACACCGCACCGCGCGATGCACGCGACACGGATCGCACGATGCCGCTCGCCACTGTCCGCACGCTGGCCGCCAGCGCGCATGTCGGCGATCTCGTGTTCATCCGCGATCCGGCCGGCTCGCCGCGCGACGCGGCAGCCACGACGGGCGCATGGGCCAACCGCTTCGGCATCGTGGTCGATACGTCGGGCGACGAACCGGTGATCGCCGAATCCGCTGCGCTGGCATGGACGAAGCTCACGCCGCTATCGCGCTTCGTCGCTCATACCGACGGCGGACGCATCGCGCTGGCACGCCGCATCGCGGCATCGACCGCCAACGAACAGCGCCGGTTGCATGCAACGGCCGAACAGCGGATCGACGCATTGCTCGGCAACCGCTTCAACCTGCGGGTGCGGCGCGGGTTCTGCGCGCAGTACGTGAGCGACGTGATCGGTGCCGACCAGGCGCCGACGCCAGCCGCACTGCTGCGCAGCAGCACGCTTTCGGTCGAATTCGACGGGATCGTGTTCGATCCACGCTGCAAATGA
- the pcaH gene encoding protocatechuate 3,4-dioxygenase subunit beta, protein MDSPTILTPRDWPSHPAYVHPEYRSSVKRGPTRALIPLKEKLRDQYAPVYGAEDLGALDHDLTKNAVKNGEPLGERMVVTGRVLDEGGKPVRNTLVEVWQANAAGRYVHKIDQHDAPLDPNFLGAGRCLTDDEGRYRFLTIKPGAYPWGNHPNAWRPNHIHFSLFGDYFGSRLVTQMYFPGDPLLAYDPIFQGTPEAARDRLISRFSMDITEEGYALGYEFDIVLRGRDATPMER, encoded by the coding sequence ATGGATTCCCCCACGATCCTCACGCCGCGCGACTGGCCGTCGCATCCGGCCTATGTTCACCCCGAGTACCGCTCGTCCGTGAAGCGCGGCCCGACCCGAGCACTGATCCCGCTGAAAGAGAAGCTGCGCGACCAGTACGCGCCCGTCTACGGCGCGGAAGATCTCGGCGCGCTCGACCACGACCTGACGAAGAACGCCGTGAAGAACGGCGAGCCGCTCGGCGAGCGCATGGTCGTCACGGGCCGCGTGCTCGACGAAGGCGGCAAGCCCGTGCGCAACACGCTGGTCGAAGTGTGGCAGGCGAACGCGGCCGGCCGCTACGTGCACAAGATCGACCAGCACGACGCGCCGCTCGACCCGAACTTCCTCGGCGCGGGCCGCTGCCTGACCGACGACGAAGGCCGCTACCGCTTCCTGACGATCAAGCCCGGCGCGTATCCGTGGGGCAACCATCCGAACGCGTGGCGCCCGAATCACATCCACTTCTCGCTGTTCGGCGATTACTTCGGCTCGCGTCTCGTCACGCAGATGTACTTCCCCGGCGACCCGCTGCTCGCGTACGACCCGATCTTCCAGGGCACGCCCGAGGCCGCGCGCGATCGCCTGATCTCGCGCTTCTCGATGGACATTACCGAAGAAGGCTATGCGCTCGGCTACGAATTCGACATCGTGCTGCGCGGCCGCGACGCTACCCCGATGGAGCGCTGA
- the pcaG gene encoding protocatechuate 3,4-dioxygenase subunit alpha, with protein MTTLKQTPSQTVGPYFAYGLCPQQYDYDLKSLFTPTIAAAHAEGEHVLLVGQVFDGDGNVVGDAVLEFTQVDGAGRYPASRDDIAKSGFTGFARVGTGTDAQQRFVVETVKPGRLAADEAPHINVTVMMRGILTHAFTRVYFDDEAAANATDPVLNAVPAERRATLVAKRDAQPGRPVVYRFDIRMQGPDETVFFDV; from the coding sequence ATGACGACGCTGAAGCAAACCCCTTCGCAGACGGTCGGCCCGTACTTCGCGTACGGCCTGTGCCCGCAGCAATACGACTACGACCTGAAAAGCCTGTTCACGCCGACGATCGCCGCGGCGCACGCCGAAGGCGAGCACGTGCTGCTGGTCGGCCAGGTGTTCGACGGCGACGGCAATGTGGTCGGCGACGCGGTGCTCGAATTCACGCAGGTGGACGGCGCGGGCCGCTACCCGGCCTCGCGCGACGACATCGCGAAATCCGGCTTCACGGGCTTCGCACGGGTCGGCACAGGCACCGATGCGCAGCAGCGCTTCGTCGTCGAGACGGTGAAGCCCGGCCGCCTCGCCGCCGACGAGGCGCCGCACATCAACGTGACCGTGATGATGCGCGGGATCCTCACCCATGCGTTCACGCGCGTGTACTTCGACGACGAAGCCGCGGCGAACGCGACCGACCCCGTGCTGAATGCGGTACCGGCCGAGCGCCGCGCGACGCTCGTCGCGAAACGCGACGCGCAGCCGGGCCGCCCGGTCGTCTACCGCTTCGACATCCGCATGCAGGGGCCGGACGAAACGGTGTTCTTCGACGTTTGA
- a CDS encoding AraC family transcriptional regulator: MRNTLLDPYEHIPRNVVVTANDYAAGTTFPEHAHGRGQFAFASRGTISVSTPHGRWLVPPQRACWVPAGVRHEMTMTGPVTMLNTFVSGDAAQAVGLPGQCGVYGVSPLLRQLIDDAIDLPALYDVGGRAGKLMDLLVAEIATMPRLSLHAPLPADARLAKVCRHLFASPSIAADLDQVAADAGVSRRTFTRQFRAQTGVSFAAWRQQVCMLAAIARLTDGQPVTRVALDLGYASASAFTSAFRRILGDTPSRYLEIRR, translated from the coding sequence GTGAGAAATACGCTGCTAGATCCCTACGAACACATTCCGCGGAACGTGGTCGTGACCGCCAACGACTATGCGGCCGGCACGACGTTTCCGGAGCACGCGCACGGGCGCGGGCAATTCGCGTTCGCGTCGCGCGGCACGATCAGCGTGTCGACGCCGCACGGGCGCTGGCTGGTGCCGCCGCAGCGCGCGTGCTGGGTGCCGGCCGGCGTGCGGCACGAAATGACGATGACCGGGCCGGTCACGATGCTCAATACGTTCGTGTCCGGCGACGCCGCGCAGGCGGTTGGCCTGCCCGGGCAATGCGGCGTGTATGGCGTGTCACCGCTGCTGCGGCAACTGATCGACGATGCGATCGACCTGCCGGCCCTGTACGACGTCGGCGGCCGTGCGGGCAAGCTGATGGATCTGCTGGTCGCGGAAATCGCGACGATGCCGCGCCTGTCGCTGCATGCGCCGCTGCCGGCCGATGCACGGCTGGCGAAGGTGTGCCGGCACCTGTTCGCGTCGCCGTCGATCGCGGCCGATCTCGACCAGGTCGCGGCCGATGCAGGCGTGAGCCGGCGGACGTTCACGCGGCAGTTCCGCGCGCAGACGGGCGTGAGTTTTGCCGCGTGGCGCCAGCAGGTGTGCATGCTCGCGGCGATTGCCCGCCTGACCGACGGGCAGCCGGTGACGCGCGTTGCGCTCGATCTCGGGTACGCGAGCGCAAGCGCGTTCACGTCGGCGTTTCGCCGCATCCTGGGCGACACGCCGAGCCGGTATCTGGAGATCCGGCGCTAG
- a CDS encoding alpha/beta fold hydrolase, whose protein sequence is MPNTFHRVGDGPHPVLVLHGWFGDARAFEPVEAWLSREHFSYVFMDYRGYGRMRDARGDYTIDEIAADTLALADALGFPTFSLVGHSMGGMAIEKVAALAPDRVRALVPIAPVPCGGLRFDAARRALFERAADHPADRRTIIDRSTGGRLPAAWIEWKAAYSAACSSAQAFGAYFRAWADTDFRDEIAGTHPVKVLIGEHDPAFDAALMARTYLRRYPFATVDVLRNAGHYPMNETPLALVAAMEAFLLAVTARPAVAH, encoded by the coding sequence ATGCCGAATACGTTTCATCGCGTGGGGGACGGCCCCCACCCTGTTCTCGTGCTGCATGGCTGGTTCGGCGACGCCCGCGCGTTCGAACCCGTCGAAGCGTGGCTGTCACGCGAGCATTTCAGCTATGTATTCATGGACTACCGCGGTTACGGCCGGATGCGCGACGCACGCGGCGACTACACGATCGACGAGATCGCCGCCGACACGCTCGCGCTCGCCGACGCGCTCGGCTTTCCGACCTTCAGCCTCGTCGGCCATTCAATGGGCGGCATGGCGATCGAGAAGGTCGCCGCCCTCGCGCCCGACCGCGTGCGCGCGCTGGTGCCGATCGCGCCCGTCCCATGCGGCGGCCTGCGGTTCGACGCCGCGCGACGCGCGCTATTCGAGCGCGCCGCCGACCATCCCGCCGATCGCCGGACCATCATCGACCGCAGCACCGGCGGCCGACTGCCGGCCGCCTGGATCGAGTGGAAAGCCGCGTATTCGGCAGCCTGTTCGTCGGCGCAGGCATTCGGCGCGTACTTCCGCGCGTGGGCCGATACGGATTTCAGAGACGAGATCGCCGGTACGCACCCGGTCAAAGTGCTGATCGGCGAACACGATCCCGCGTTCGACGCGGCGTTGATGGCCCGTACCTACCTGCGGCGCTATCCGTTCGCCACCGTCGACGTGCTGCGCAATGCCGGCCACTATCCGATGAACGAGACGCCGCTCGCGCTGGTCGCGGCGATGGAAGCGTTTCTGCTCGCCGTGACAGCGCGCCCTGCCGTTGCGCATTGA
- a CDS encoding M55 family metallopeptidase, with protein sequence MKILISTDIEGVAGVFATEQTRAGNPEYERARRWMTAEANAAIEGAFAGGAQAVWVNDSHGGFRNLLPDGLDARARVVLGKPRMLGMMAGLEQQPDLVFMIGYHAKSQTRGVLAHTINGFAFTQVWLNGVELGEAGLYGALAQEYGAHVALATGDDVFAEETQPLFPDARFETVKTAGGTSSGDTLTPAASCARIATAARDTVAQALSAGVRAGAHRPAPAACTLRVQTAALADLFCVLPSLERVDAVTLRFDGPSVEHVVRTLNSLSAMSFMLR encoded by the coding sequence ATGAAGATCCTGATCTCGACCGACATCGAGGGTGTCGCCGGCGTATTTGCCACAGAGCAGACGCGCGCAGGTAATCCGGAGTACGAACGGGCTCGCCGCTGGATGACCGCCGAGGCGAACGCGGCGATCGAAGGTGCGTTCGCGGGTGGCGCGCAGGCCGTATGGGTCAACGATTCGCACGGCGGCTTTCGCAACCTGCTGCCCGACGGGCTCGATGCGCGTGCGCGTGTCGTGCTTGGCAAGCCGCGCATGCTCGGGATGATGGCGGGCCTTGAACAGCAGCCCGATCTCGTGTTCATGATCGGCTATCACGCGAAATCGCAGACGCGCGGCGTGCTCGCGCACACGATCAACGGCTTCGCGTTCACGCAGGTATGGCTGAACGGCGTCGAGCTCGGCGAAGCCGGGCTGTACGGCGCGCTGGCGCAGGAATATGGCGCGCACGTCGCGCTGGCGACGGGCGACGACGTGTTCGCCGAGGAAACGCAGCCGCTGTTTCCGGACGCACGTTTCGAGACGGTCAAGACGGCCGGCGGCACATCGAGCGGCGACACGCTCACGCCAGCCGCGTCGTGTGCGCGAATCGCGACCGCCGCGCGCGATACGGTGGCGCAGGCGTTGTCGGCCGGCGTGCGTGCCGGTGCTCATCGGCCCGCACCGGCTGCTTGCACGCTGCGTGTGCAGACGGCCGCGCTGGCCGACTTGTTCTGCGTGCTGCCGTCGCTCGAGCGTGTCGATGCGGTGACGCTGCGCTTCGATGGGCCGTCGGTCGAGCACGTGGTGCGCACGCTGAACAGCCTGTCGGCGATGTCGTTCATGCTGCGGTGA
- a CDS encoding P1 family peptidase, whose amino-acid sequence MGVAPMWAATLPAGPRGTIADVPGVTVGHCTLDAGGVQTGVTVVKPHAGDVYRSKVPAGIAVINGFGKSVGLVQVDELGTLDTPIALTNTFGVGAVAQAQIRAAIAANPQIGRDWSTVNPLVFECNDGYLNDIQAFAVTAAHYDEACRIASRDIERGAVGAGRGMSCFDLKGGIGSASRVAVAAGRSYTVGALVLANFGRLPMLTLGGVPLGRIVAQRRAAEAAHAAPPEQGSIVLLLATDAPLDARQLSRLARRAGAGLARTGSVYGHGSGDIALAFSTAFTIAHDASTIALPALVADAALDPLFMAAAESVEHAIADALLQAVTVTGRDGHVRQSLRDAVPDLDRLFNEDNEGHSTQS is encoded by the coding sequence ATGGGCGTTGCTCCGATGTGGGCCGCGACGCTGCCGGCCGGCCCGCGCGGCACGATCGCCGACGTGCCGGGCGTGACGGTCGGTCATTGCACGCTCGATGCCGGCGGCGTGCAGACGGGGGTGACCGTCGTGAAGCCGCATGCGGGCGACGTGTACCGCAGCAAGGTGCCGGCGGGCATTGCCGTGATCAACGGCTTCGGCAAGAGCGTCGGGCTCGTGCAGGTCGACGAGCTCGGCACGCTCGATACGCCGATCGCGCTGACCAATACGTTCGGCGTCGGCGCGGTCGCCCAGGCGCAGATCCGCGCGGCGATCGCGGCGAATCCGCAGATCGGCCGCGACTGGTCGACCGTCAACCCGCTCGTATTCGAGTGCAACGACGGTTATCTGAACGATATCCAGGCGTTCGCGGTCACGGCTGCGCATTACGACGAAGCGTGCCGCATCGCGTCGCGCGACATCGAACGCGGCGCGGTGGGCGCCGGGCGCGGGATGTCGTGTTTCGACCTGAAGGGCGGGATCGGCTCCGCATCGCGCGTCGCCGTCGCGGCCGGCCGCTCTTATACGGTCGGCGCGCTCGTGCTCGCGAATTTCGGCCGGCTGCCGATGCTGACGCTCGGCGGCGTGCCGCTCGGGCGCATCGTCGCGCAGCGGCGTGCGGCCGAAGCCGCGCATGCGGCACCGCCCGAGCAGGGCTCGATCGTCCTGTTGCTCGCCACCGATGCACCGCTCGACGCGCGGCAGTTGTCGCGGCTCGCGCGCCGCGCGGGCGCGGGGCTGGCGCGCACGGGGTCCGTCTACGGGCATGGCAGCGGCGACATCGCGCTTGCGTTCTCGACCGCTTTCACGATCGCGCACGATGCATCGACGATCGCGCTGCCGGCGCTCGTGGCCGATGCGGCGCTCGATCCGCTGTTCATGGCCGCGGCCGAAAGCGTCGAACACGCGATCGCCGACGCGTTGCTGCAGGCCGTGACAGTCACCGGGCGCGACGGGCACGTGCGGCAATCGCTGCGCGACGCGGTGCCCGATCTCGACCGGTTGTTCAACGAAGATAACGAAGGGCATTCGACCCAGTCATGA
- the gsiD gene encoding glutathione ABC transporter permease GsiD gives MNATVPTAAPAAPTAIRTPWREFWRKFRKQTVALVAGGFVLALVVLAFVGPHIVPFDPENYFDYDALNAGPSAVHWFGVDSLGRDIFSRIVVGTRISLAAGFFSVALGAVIGTFFGLLAGYYEGWWDRITMRIADVLFAFPGILLAIGVVAILGNGMINVICAVAIFSIPAFARLVRGNTLMLKHMTYVEAARSIGASDWTIIMRHILPGTVSSVVVYFTMRIGTSIITAASLSFLGLGAQPPTPEWGAMLNEARADMVTAPHIAIFPSLAIFLTVLAFNLLGDGLRDALDPKLERR, from the coding sequence ATGAACGCGACTGTCCCGACCGCGGCGCCGGCCGCACCGACCGCGATCCGCACGCCGTGGCGCGAATTCTGGCGCAAGTTCCGCAAGCAGACCGTCGCGCTCGTCGCGGGCGGCTTCGTGCTGGCGCTCGTCGTGCTGGCCTTCGTCGGCCCGCACATCGTGCCGTTCGATCCGGAGAACTATTTCGACTACGACGCGCTGAACGCGGGGCCGTCGGCCGTGCACTGGTTCGGCGTCGATTCGCTCGGCCGCGACATCTTCAGCCGGATCGTCGTCGGCACGCGCATCTCGCTCGCGGCCGGTTTCTTCTCGGTCGCGCTCGGCGCGGTGATCGGCACGTTCTTCGGGCTGCTCGCCGGCTACTACGAAGGCTGGTGGGACCGCATCACGATGCGCATCGCCGACGTGCTGTTCGCATTCCCCGGCATCCTGCTCGCGATCGGCGTGGTCGCGATCCTCGGCAACGGGATGATCAACGTGATCTGCGCGGTCGCGATCTTCAGCATCCCGGCGTTCGCACGGCTCGTGCGCGGCAACACGCTGATGCTCAAGCACATGACCTACGTCGAGGCCGCGCGCAGCATCGGCGCGTCGGACTGGACGATCATCATGCGGCACATCCTGCCGGGCACCGTGTCGTCGGTCGTCGTGTACTTCACGATGCGGATCGGCACGTCGATCATCACGGCCGCGAGCCTGTCGTTCCTCGGGCTCGGCGCACAGCCGCCCACGCCGGAGTGGGGCGCGATGCTCAACGAGGCGCGCGCGGACATGGTGACGGCGCCGCACATCGCCATCTTCCCGAGCCTCGCGATCTTCCTGACCGTGCTCGCGTTCAACCTGCTCGGCGACGGGCTGCGCGACGCGCTCGATCCGAAGCTGGAGCGCCGCTGA